The Balneolaceae bacterium genomic sequence GGAGCTTATGCATACTCCCACGAAATTCATGAGTCTGGATACCACATTAACACCGCATGAATATTTTTATAACTGGCATTCCTGGTCCCTCGGGGGATATGTACGTGAGTATACTATTGGTTTACCCAGCAAGTTATTCGGACTGTTTTCGGGAAGTCCCAGTGAGGTTATCAGAGATACTCCAGAGGGAGGGTTTGACAGGGATACTATCGTACGTCCCCACTAAGGCGGAGATGGCAACTATCCAGACACTAATAGGACGAATTAATGTTAACCAAGATCAGGAAACAGGCGTTATAAATATATCCGCCGAAATGCCTGATGCACGGGCGGCTGCGGAAGTAGGTAAGAGCTGCCATTGAATTGCTTAAACAACACGTGAAAGAATATCAGGACACAAAAAGCGAAGGCCGATCTGGCTTTCCACCAGCAGCAGGTGGATAGAGTACGAGGTCAGTTCGAAAAGGCTCAAGCCGAATGGGCGGAATTTCAAGACAGCAATCTGAACCCGGCCACGACCCGGGCACAGGTCAGAGGGGAGGAGCTGCAAGCTGAATACCAGCGTCTGTCGAATCTTTACAACTCCCTCAGCCAGCAGCTCCAACAGGCGCGTATACGTGTACAGGAGAGCACGCCTGTATTTTCCATTATTCAACCGGTAAACCAACCATTGGAAAAAAGCAAGCCAAAAAGTTCGCTTATCCTATTGTTCTCAATATTACTTGGTGCTATGGTTGGAATTGCTTGGGTACTATTGAGCGATTTGAAGGAAGAGTTCTCTCAGAACGTGTTGCAAAGTGGAAGCACCCCTTGAAGATTTACGTATCAGACGGTCTGATTCCCATGAAGGTCTCGATCATTACGCCCTGTTTGAATAGCGAATTAACCATCGGGGATTGTATCCGATCGATCAACAGACAGGATTATCCCGATATAGAACATGTCATTGTGGACGGCGGTTCTTCAGACGGTACATTGGCAACTGTACGTGACCTCGATGGGAGGAAACCAATCCTGCTTACCGGGCAGGATGAAGGTATCTATGATGCTATGAATAAGGGTATACAAGCCGCAAGTCGGGAGATTATCGGAATATTGAACTCAGATGATATGTACAATCGCCGGGATGTGGTTTCGCAGGTTGTTCGCTTATTCCAAGTACCACAGACAGGCGTGGTTTTTGGTGACCTACATTATGTTAAAAGAAACGATCTCGATACCACAACTCGATACTATTCGTCAGCTCATTTTAAGTGTTATAAATTCAGGTTTGGATTTATGCCAGCTCATCCTGCTATGTTTATCAGAAAACGAGTCTATGAAAAGTACGGGTATTATAGAGTCAGATTACAGAATAGCGGCCGATTTTGAACTGTTACGACGTTTCCTGATGATTCACAAAGTGCCCTATAAATATATACCTCTGAATATGGTTAAAATGCGACTAGGGGGAGCAAGCAACGATTCATGCGGAGACAAATATGTTCTCAACAAGGAGGTCGTACGTGCATGTCGTGAGAACGGAATATATACAAATATGATATTTCAGATACCCAAATACTTAATCAAGATGTTTGAACTCTACCGAAAGGAATAGCCGACAATTAACCAGTGCCAATAATATCCTCTACATCTCTTCTATTAGTATTGGGACTGGTGGTAATGAACTACCTGTTTTACAGGTGGTTTATCGCTTATGCAAAAAAACTGCGGTATGACGGATGTTCCTACCCACACAAAGCTCGCATTCTCATCCCATTCCCAGCGGTGGGGGCATTGGATTTGGCGGGGCGGTGATTGTTGCAATGGTGCTATGGATTCTGGTACATACGGGGCAGAGTTTGAAGTATCCCATTATCGCTACGCTGTCTGCGATGAGCATGTTACTGATTACCGGCTGGTGGGATGATCATTGGAGATTAACACCGGCTTTCCGGTTTGGTGTATATTCGCTGGCCGCTTTAAGTGTGATGTATACGATTTCGGCCTAGAGACCTTCTATATTCCCTATTTTGGGTGGGTGCAAACCGGAATCGTTGGCTACCTAATGGTCTATCTCTGGTTAACGGGATGGATGAATGCCTACAATTTTATGGATGGCATAGATGGGATTGCGGCAAGCCAAGCTGCTGTTGTTGCCATGGGATGGTCCTATTTTGCATTGAAAGTGGGATGCCCCCTTGATTTTAGCATTCAATGTTTTTTTGCTAATCAGCATTGGCGTCTTTCTAATCGACAATTGGTTGCCCGCGAAAATTTTTATGGGAGATTGCGGTAGTGTATTCTTGGGATTCACCTTCGGGATGATGCCATTTCTGGCGTCTGTTCAGGTAGAAGGTTTGCAAGCGGGATATGCTGTTTGGCTGGCTGCGGTTATGCTTTGGCCTTTTCTCTTTGACCCGTTCTATACCTTTATTGCCCGACTGATTAATGGGGGAAAGGTTTTTATACCCCATCGGACACATCTATATCAAAGATTAAACCGCTTGGGGTGGTCTCATGCCCATATAACCTTATTTTATACCGCTTTTTCTGTTTGTACTTTTTTTGGAGCAATCCTTTTTTGAAGAGGGAGGAGAATGGATGCGCCAATCCGTTGGTGGGGTGCTCATCGTACTATCGATCCTATTCGTGTGGGTCGTTAGGTTGAAAGAAAACCGTACTTGTACAGGGCGGGAGGCCCATCCTTAAGATTTTTACTGTCACTAAGTTATATATTCTTGTTTGATTTCAATTATTAGGTTGCATTACAATTTTTTGTAACCAAATAGATTAAAAATTGGTCGCTCGTAGTTGTAAATCAGTTCAAGCAGTCGCTGAGGTGTAATATGCCCTGAAAGTTTTGGGAGTCGCATGCTAGCAGATTGATCTCGATCCATCGAATAAATGTGACTCAGTTTGTTTTTAGAATACCCCACTTTTTTAAAGCTTCAAATAATTCATTATTTAAATTTTCCATTTCGAGAAAAATTATATCGGATTTGGTAAGATCGGGTTGTCTTTTCCGCAGCAATTCCGAGGAATTTTTATAATACATCTGTATGAACTTGTCGGTATCGATGCCATATTCTACTTCATAACCCGATTGTTTCTTGTACTCTACACCCTCGATGAAGAAGGGTAGAAATTCACTGAAGGAGAGATCAGGAAATGCGGGATATTTCCTTTTAATTTCAGCCATATCCATGGCTGGGTATTTTTTCCACCAGCCGAAGTGATACAATGACACATATCGGTCGTAAGGATTACGTACGGAGAAGAGATTACAGGTTTATCCTGAAAGCGGTCGGGGAGATCCGTAATGAAATTTGTGCTGACTGGGAAATACACACAATTCTCCATTTCGGCATGCATCTGATTGGCGTGCGGTAAAATTTGTAGTAGTAAAAATCGCTCAAAAAGAAAAGTTTGTATAGTTCTCAGCAGTTCGACAAGTACGGGATGGTACATTTTCTGGAGGGCGCTTGTCACGAAAGTACCCCCCGTCTTACCCATGTGAAGAAATACGTAGTTTGTCCGTCAATACCATTGCGCGATCAATTTTGCAAGTTGGCTTCCGCATTTATGGCGCAGAAAACGAACTCAATTTGTACATTTTAGGTTGAATACCCAACACGTGACCATGCGTTGTCCATGCTGATATCGAGGGAACACCAGTTTATTTTTATTCATCTCTACAAGACAGCGGGAACCAGCATCAAGCAGGTATTGCGGCCCCTTATCGTGAACGGGTGGGAATGGGCGGCCGCGCGGGCGCTGAAAAAGCTCAAACTGCCGGTGCCGGCCTCCATGGATCCAACGCCCTATCCCGAGCACGCTACGGCGGCGGAGTTGCGGTCAGCCATGGGACCAGAGGCGTTCGACCGCAAATTCTCCTTCGCCTTCGTGCGCAATCCCTGGGACTGGCAGGTATCGTTGTATAAATACATGCTGAAAACTCCCGCTCACTTCCAGCATGAAAAAATCCGCCGAATGGATAATTTCAAAGAATACGTATTCTGGCGCTGCCAGGAGGAAGTGCGGCTTCAGAAAAACATGATCTGCTCGGAGGAGGGGGACGTACTGGTCGATTACGTGGGCCGGTTCGAGCGGCTGGAAGAGGACTTCGCGGAGGTCTGCCGACACATCGGCCTGCCGTCGCTCAGCTTGCCTCGCACCAACGTGTCCAATACCAGGCCCTATCGTACTTTTTACGATCGGGAGAGCCGGAAGTGGGTGGAGGAGGCCTTTGCCCCCGATATCGAGATGTTCGGCTATGAATTTTGAACTAAATGTTTTTCATTTACCCCCAAACAGGATTTGATTATGAGCATTTCCCTTTTTGACCCGTCACCGGAAATTTCCGAGCTGCGGGATGAGATTGACGAGGCTATTGGCCGGGTCCTCTGACCACGGGCAGTTTATCCTGGGTCCTGAAGTTCGGGCAGTTCGAGGAAGATGCCGCGGACTACCTGGGTGTCAGGCACGCTGTGGGCGTCAGACTCGGCACCGACGCCCTGGTGATCGCTCTGGAAGCCGCTGGGCATAGGGGAAGGGGATGAGGTGCTAACGAGTTCCATGTCCTCTCCGCCTCCGCCGAGTCGATCAGCCAGGTGGGCGCCAAGCCGGTATTCGTGGATATCGATCCCGACACCTATAACCTGGACGCAGCGGACGTGGAGCACCGCATCACCGAGCCGCACAAGGGCCGATCTGCCGGTGCATCTCTCGGCAGGCCGGCGCCTATGGGCGCTTGCGGGGCTGGCCGAGAAACATGATGCTCCGGATTGTCGAGGATTGCGCCCAGTCATTCGGGGCGGTCGACGACGGCGACTAGACCGGCGCCATGGGGGACCTGGGGTGCTTCTCCTTTTTCCCCACCAAGAACCTGGGGGGTATCGGCGACGGCGGCCTGATCACGACCGATGACGACGAACTGGCGGAAAAAGCCCGGATGCTGAGGGCACACGGGGCGCACGACAAGTACCGCAACCAGATGCTCGGGTACAATTCGCGCCTCGACACCATACAGGCTGCGGTGCTGGACGTGAAATTGAAACATATCGACGACTTCAACGCCGGACGGCGGAGGGTAGCCGAGCGCTATTCAGAAAGGTTGTCAGAGATCGATGAAATCGTCACGCCTCCTGTCACCGGCGGGCACATATTTCACCAGTACACCATTCGCGTCCGAAACGGCCGGAGGGATGCCCTCAAGGGCTACCTCAAGGAGAAAGGCATCTCCTCGAAGATCTATTTCCCCCTTCCCCAGAACGAACTGCCGGTCTACGAGGAGAAGGGATATCGCCCTGCCCCAGGCCCGCAGAATGTCCGAGGAGGTGTTGAGCCTGCCGATGTGGCCCCAACTGGAAGAGGAGGCTATTGACAAGGTGGCCAATGAAATAACGTCCTTCTTCGACCGGTAGCGCTGGAAACGGGAGATTTGCCGGGAATCTGCGCCGCTTGGCAGGTATGAGACAGAAAGCTTAAGTTCGGTCTTCACAAGATTTATGCAAATAAGACCCTGAGATGACGCCCATGAAGGAATTCGTACTGGCCGGCGGCAGCGGAACCCGACTCTATCCCATCACCAAGGGGGTTTCCAAGCAGCTGCTGCCGGTATACGACAAACCGATGATCTACTACCCGCTCTCGGTGCTGATGCTGGCGGGCATACGGGAGATCCTGGTGATTACCACGCCGGAAGACCGGCAGAGTTTTAAGAAGCTGCTGGGCGACGGCTCCGAGTGGGGACTGGAGCTGTCGTATAAAACCCAGCCCGAGCCCAAGGGCATCGCCCAGGCTTTTACGCTGGGAGCGGAATTTATAGGGGAGGACCCGGTATGCCTGATTCTGGGGGACAATATTTTCTACGGTCGCGGATTTACGGAATTGCTGCAGAGGGCGGCAGGCCGGCCGGGAGGGCGCCACGGTATTCGGCTACCAGGTGCGTGACCCCGAGCGCTTCGGCGTGGTGGCCTTCGACGAAGACCGCAAGGCCGTCTCCATCGAAGGAGAAGCCGGAGAAGCCCCGGAGCAACTACGCCGTCACGGGCCTCTATTTCTACGACAACCGGGTGGTCGAGATGGCTCGCGAACTGGAGCCCTCCACCCCGGGCGAGTACGAGATCACCGATCTCAACAAGGCCTACCTGGAGCGCGGAGAGCTGCATGTGGAATTGCTGGGCCGCGGTTTTGCCTGGCTGGACACCGGCACCCACGACGCTCTTATGGAGGCCGGGCAGTTCGTGGAGGTGATCGAGCGTCGGCAGGGCATGAAGATCGCCTGCCTGGAGGAGATCGCCTGGCGCAAGGGCTGGATCTACGGACCGGGAGGTCCTGGGGCGCGCCGAAGAGCTGGCCAAGACCTCCTACAGGGACTACCTGAAGGAGCTGGTCAGCCCGTCCTGAATCGCTGGCATTCCTGCACGAAGCTTTACGGGATGGTTGGAAGGGGCACTACGTGGTGAGCTTCCCAATACGCTATACCACCCGGCAAAACCGGAAGAGGACAGGGGGAGGTGGCAGGCGCTGCGGCACTACCTGGAAAAACCGGCAAACGGGGGCATAATTTTGCCATAGGCTGCAATCCAGCCGTTTGTTATTGAATCTCTATGGTATCCTGCGTACACTGCGCAAGCGTCAATTTCTTCTAAATATCATACTACGATCCGTGAGAAAATCATTTCAGGCCTGTCTGTTATCGCTTTTTTTGTGCCTGCCGTTGTGCGCCGCCGCCCAGAATTTCGGTGTAGGTTTCAGGGGAGGGACCACCGGGTTGGGTGCGGATGTGATCGGTTCCATCAACGAGTCGTTGAATGTCCGCCTGGGAGGCTCCTATTTTCCCTATTCGCATGACATGATCATTGAGGATGCGGACGTGGATGTGCGTTACGAGGGAGAGGTAAAACTGATGTCCTTGTCGGCCATTCTGGATTGGTACCCATCCCAATCGGCCTTCCACCTGAGCGGGGGGATAATCTCACAATGGTACGCAGGGCACCGCTACAGGTCTGCCCATTGAGAATTACGAATTCGGCTCGCGTACTTTCAGCCCGGATGAGCTGGGATCATTATCGGCGGAAGTGGGGTATGAATCGAACATCGCACCTTATGTGGGACTGGGATTCGGTAATCCTGTGCAAGGCAGCCGGGCCCTGGGATTGTTTGTCAGGCTTGGCGTGATGTACACCGATGCACCCCGCTTTGACATGCAGGGTGAGGGTTTGATCGCCCCGACCGCCAACCAGGACGAGGATATAGAGGAGGGCTTGCAGGATTTCAAATGGTACCCGGTACTTAATCTCGGATTTTCCGTAAAGATACGTTAACGCCATACCCTCAGATGCAGAACATGAAAGGACGGAAACCTACTTTTTTACCAGCTCGATACGCTGCATGACCGCTGCACTGCTGATGGTCGCCCTTGCGGCAGGGTGCGATACCACCCGGCTGAACAACGCCACTGGATGATTTCAACGTGGTTATCGGCCTTGATTCCGTCGAAACCACGGTATCGGGACAGTTTTTGGATGCCCGTACGGGCGAACTCATCGAACAGCCGCTCACCGTTACCTTCCAGGGACCCAACGCCGATGATGTGATCGACATGTTCAGCAAGCCCATGGACCGGCAGGAGATAGACGGCGGACTGGCCTCCTTCGGTTTGCGCAACAGCCTGAATTTGTCGGAGGAGTCGCCGGCCAGGGTAACCGTGGTGGCGGAGTCGGATGGATATATCCCTACCGGCCGGCCGGTCACGGTGAATTCGGAAGGGGAGACCACCTTTATCGTGTACATGATCGATCCCGGAAATCCGCCCGCGGGATCTGCCGTTCGCAGTGAGCGTAGCGGTGAGGCGGGATCGGACGGAACGGTTCAGCAGGATGTCACGGTAGGGTCCGGTACCGAACAGCAGAGCAGTGCCCGGGCCGCCATACAGCTCAGCCAGGGCACGGTGGTGCGTGATGCCGACGGCGGAACCCTGAGCGGTCCGCTGACGACCACGCTGGGCTATTTCAACAACAGCTCGGGCCCGTCCCTGAGGTCGTTTCCGGGCGGCGTGGAAACTCCGGAAGGGGAGAACCTGGTTACCGCCGGCTACACCTCCATTGAAATCGAGGAATCCGGCGGCAGCGAGGCGGCCACCTTTTCGCAGCCCGTGCAGCTTACCGTTGACCTTCCGTCCGGCATGACGAATCCCGGCACCGGTCAGCCCATTCAAGCCGGCGACGATATCGACATCTACAGCTACGATACGGACCAGGCCAAGTGGGTCCATGAGGGATCGGCCACGGTGCAGGGCCCCAGGGCCAACGGCAACTACTTCGTGGAATACCCGGTCGATCACCTGTCGTACTGGAGCCTGATTTTTCCCGGCGTCCCGACCTGCACCTCCGGCGCATCGATTACCATTAATCGCAGCGGGAACACGGGTCCACTCCAGGCGACCTTGCGTGCGGAGGGATTCAGCAAACACCTGACCATACCGGCGGGTGTCAGCACCATCTCTCTTCCCGATGACCTCAAGCTGGGCAGCGTACCGGCGCTCGATGCAACGCTGACCATTCGTACGGAAACGGGCGAGAGCACGCAGACGGGCAACCTGTGTTCCGGCAGCTTTAACATCGTTCTGGCGCAGGCACCGGACGAAGCGTCGGATGTTACGGGCAATGTCACGCTTCAATGTCCCAATACCGACGAGTATGTTCGCATGACCAGCATCCCGACCGCCACGGTGAAGTACCGCAGAACCGACGCTTCGGAGGGGACTACCTGGGATACGGCCACCGACCTGCAGTGGGACTATCAACGAAGAGGAGCACCGCCTGGATGGAGGCAGCTTTTCCGTGCAGGGCGTGACGGACGGGGCGGACTACGATTTCAAGATCTTCTACGACGGGGATACCTATACCCGGGAGGCCATCACGGTAACGGCCCCGGAGACCTCCTATACCGAAGTGGTCAGCGGGGACAGCTGCAGCTGAGGTTTTGCTCTAGCCGGCTGGCCGGCC encodes the following:
- a CDS encoding GNVR domain-containing protein, coding for MDRVRGQFEKAQAEWAEFQDSNLNPATTRAQVRGEELQAEYQRLSNLYNSLSQQLQQARIRVQESTPVFSIIQPVNQPLEKSKPKSSLILLFSILLGAMVGIAWVLLSDLKEEFSQNVLQSGSTP
- a CDS encoding sulfotransferase family 2 domain-containing protein, which gives rise to MLISREHQFIFIHLYKTAGTSIKQVLRPLIVNGWEWAAARALKKLKLPVPASMDPTPYPEHATAAELRSAMGPEAFDRKFSFAFVRNPWDWQVSLYKYMLKTPAHFQHEKIRRMDNFKEYVFWRCQEEVRLQKNMICSEEGDVLVDYVGRFERLEEDFAEVCRHIGLPSLSLPRTNVSNTRPYRTFYDRESRKWVEEAFAPDIEMFGYEF
- a CDS encoding glycosyltransferase family 2 protein; this encodes MKVSIITPCLNSELTIGDCIRSINRQDYPDIEHVIVDGGSSDGTLATVRDLDGRKPILLTGQDEGIYDAMNKGIQAASREIIGILNSDDMYNRRDVVSQVVRLFQVPQTGVVFGDLHYVKRNDLDTTTRYYSSAHFKCYKFRFGFMPAHPAMFIRKRVYEKYGYYRVRLQNSGRF
- a CDS encoding DegT/DnrJ/EryC1/StrS family aminotransferase, with product MGDLGCFSFFPTKNLGGIGDGGLITTDDDELAEKARMLRAHGAHDKYRNQMLGYNSRLDTIQAAVLDVKLKHIDDFNAGRRRVAERYSERLSEIDEIVTPPVTGGHIFHQYTIRVRNGRRDALKGYLKEKGISSKIYFPLPQNELPVYEEKGYRPAPGPQNVRGGVEPADVAPTGRGGY